Proteins from a single region of Argopecten irradians isolate NY chromosome 7, Ai_NY, whole genome shotgun sequence:
- the LOC138328351 gene encoding heat shock 70 kDa protein 12B-like has protein sequence MASPEKLMLVAAIDFGTTYSGYAFSFRHDYELNPLKVYSHIWATGSALMSLKTSTCVLFKPDGVFHSFGYEAEDKYSDLALDGEQEGWRYFRRFKMKLYEERCLNRNFTLEDDQGQSMQAIKVFTAAIKYLKDHMMETCSNQMIGITLADILWVLTVPAIWSDASKQFMREAAEAAGIAGNRLKIALEPEVASLYCKYLPVERKEGEGEMKGFSSGSKYVVLDAGGGTIDITIHQVQRDGSLKEIHKANGGDWGGTKVDDVFQLLLSGIIGNGAFRRFMENKADMVDFLRDFEVKKRTIKPNAPSDDKSTFKIPSSMTDACKEENGQDIVTIVKSKPQFKGNMSLVRDKLRVSGDIAKELFKDPTRHIVDHLKKLLREPSTRGVSNILMVGGFSESPVLQDEIKKNFPDLRMIVPQDAGLAVLKGAVIYGYEPGAIKSGVYSSKVSNSSRLQKTSPAAPLPTEKPKTEQIMLSYNWTQQKMVLKIYDKLTTRGFRVWMDVYNMKGNLLDAVSQAIHESKVVIICVSEQYGESKNCRTEAEFARKKNKIIIPFMMQRGPDIPGWLDMILGEELFYKFYDFGLDDQPAFEKRMKEVIKAISNHIEPGPPNALPAVTAPPVERKTDRLGTTTSKPSTEQGTATKQPKETKSKQIRMGELNHM, from the exons ATGGCTTCCCCAGAAAAACTTATGCTAGTTGCTGCTATTGACTTCGGGACCACGTACTCCGGGTATGCCTTCTCCTTCCGCCATGATTATGAACTTAATCCATTGAAAGTTTACTCGCACATCTGGGCAACGGGATCAGCTCTGATGTCATTGAAGACGTCCACATGTGTCCTGTTTAAACCTGACGGGGTCTTCCACTCCTTTGGATATGAGGCAGAAGACAAGTATTCTGATCTGGCCCTAGACGGGGAACAAGAGGGATGGCGATATTTTCGACGATTTAAAATGAAACTTTATGAAGAAAGA TGCTTAAATCGGAACTTCACCTTGGAAGATGATCAGGGCCAATCAATGCAGGCTATCAAGGTGTTCACAGCAGCCATTAAGTATCTCAAGGACCATATGATGGAGACATGTAGTAACCAGATGATAGGCATAACCCTTGCGGATATCCTCTGGGTCCTCACTGTTCCGGCAATCTGGTCTGACGCCTCAAAGCAGTTCATGCGAGAGGCTGCTGAGGCg GCCGGCATTGCTGGAAATCGCCTAAAGATCGCTTTAGAACCGGAAGTTGCATCTCTTTATTGCAAGTACCTTCCTGTGGAAAGAAAAGAAGGAGAGGGCGAAATGAAGGGATTTTCGTCCGGGTCAAAGTACGTTGTTCTGGACGCTGGAG GTGGTACGATAGACATCACGATACATCAGGTACAGCGGGATGGATCACTAAAGGAAATCCACAAGGCCAATGGTGGAGACTGGGGAGGTACCAAGGTGGACGACGTCTTCCAACTTCTCTTATCAGGAATCATTGGTAATGGCGCATTTCGCAGATTCATGGAAAACAAAGCTGATATGGTCGATTTCCTTCGCGATTTTGAAGTAAAGAAGCGAACAATAAAACCGAATGCTCCTTCTGATGACAAAAGTACATTCAAGATCCCATCTTCTATGACTGATGCATGTAAAGAAGAAAATGGTCAGGATATCGTTACGATTGTGAAATCGAAACCACAATTCAAAGGCAATATGTCGCTCGTCAGGGACAAACTAAGAGTAAGCGGAGACATAGCAAAGGAATTGTTCAAGGACCCGACAAGGCATATCGTTGACCATTTGAAGAAGCTTTTAAGAGAGCCTTCAACTAGAGGGGTGTCAAACATCCTCATGGTTGGAGGATTTTCGGAGTCTCCCGTCCTTCAggatgaaataaagaaaaattttCCAGATCTCCGAATGATTGTGCCACAAGATGCAGGTCTGGCAGTACTTAAGGGAGCTGTTATCTACGGGTACGAACCTGGGGCGATCAAGTCAGGAGTTT ATTCCTCGAAAGTGAGTAATAGCAGTAGATTGCAGAAAACTTCACCTGCTGCTCCCCTACCTACAGAAAAACCGAAAACTGAACAAATCATGCTGAGTTACAACTGGACACAACAAAAGATGGTACTGAAG ATTTATGACAAGCTGACAACACGTGGTTTTCGAGTATGGATGGATGTTTATAACATGAAGGGTAACCTCCTTGATGCAGTGTCTCAAGCTATCCATGAGTCAAAGGTTGTCATCATATGTGTCTCGGAGCAATACGGCGAAAGTAAAAATTGTCGAACAG AGGCAGAGTTCGCACGCAAGAAGAACAAGATCATCATTCCGTTTATGATGCAAAGAGGTCCGGACATACCGGGCTGGTTGGATATGATTCTTGGGGAAGAGctgttttacaaattttatgattttggaTTGGATGACCAGCCAGCATTCGAAAAACGTATGAAGGAGGTTATCAAGGCGATATCCAACCACATAGAACCTGGTCCACCGAATGCGTTACCCGCAGTGACAGCCCCACCTGTAGAGAGAAAAACTGACAGATTAGGAACGACGACCTCAAAACCATCAACAGAACAAGGTACTGCTACAAAACAGCCAAAAGAGACGAAATCTAAACAG ATACGCATGGGTGAACTAAATCACATGTGA